A region of the Sporolituus thermophilus DSM 23256 genome:
GCCGCCTTCGATATGCACGCCTAGCACGGTCAGGTTTTCACAGCAGTTGGTACGGCCAAGCGAGCACGGATAGCACTTACCGCAATAAACATACGGTTCCAGCACGATGCGATCGCCTACGGCAAACATTGTTTCGTCAGCCGCTACCTCTACGATTTCGCCGGCAATTTCATGGCCAATAATCCGGGGGTAGGTAACAAGCGGGTTTGTGCCCCGGTAGGCGCCGATGTCCGAACCGCATATTCCAGCGCTGCGGACCTTGATTAACACGTGGTCGTTTGCGCGTTCAGGCCGGTTAGTTTCTTCAATTCGTATATCACCGGGAGCTCTTAAGCAAACAACTTTCATTCACGTACACGCTCCTTCCTAGGCCTATATATGATTACGCCAGTTACTTACTCTGATAATCAATTTTCTATTTAACCAAATCAGCTAAAACTAAAGATAAGGGCGGATAATAGGTAGTTACTGCCAAAGTAACCAGCAGCGCGACATAGAAAGGAATGATTTCTTTTAGATACTCATCCATTTTTACCCCGGTTAATGTGCATGTTAGGAACATTGTCGTACCAAAGGGCGGGGTAATTGCCCCAATTGACAAATTAAATATCATTGTAATACCGAAATGGACAGGATCAATGCCTAGGGCATGCACGGTGGGCATTAATAATGGGGTGAGGACAATAATTGCCGCGTTACCGTCCAAGAACATGCCGACAACCAAAAGAAAAATGTTGACAATAAGGAGAAATACTTCCGGACTGGTAGTAATGTCCGTCAACATGACGGTAACACGTTCGGCAATGCCTTCCCAGGTGAGAATCCAGGCGAAACCGGCGGAAGCCATCAAGATTAACATGATAGCGCCGTTTGAGCGCGCTGATTCTAGGAGCGCCGCTTTAATATCGGACCATTTGGTTTCCCGGTACGCTAATCCGACTAACAGCGAATAGATAACTGTTACTGCCCCTGCCTCAGTAGGCGTAAAAATCCCGTAGCGAATACCACCTAAAATAATGACCATCAACATTAGGCCCCAAAAGGCTTCTTTGGTAGCCAGAAAAACCTCTTTAACCGTCGGCGCTTTGGTCCTGGTCGGCTTATAGCCCCGGCGTCGGGCAACAAAA
Encoded here:
- a CDS encoding TRAP transporter large permease, with protein sequence MEVLAASLVMLALFGINVPVAFAITLATFIYFFMANNLSPVMVIQRMIGGADNVPLLAIPFFMMLGSILNYTGITQRLLKLSDVLSGHLRGGLAQTNVVLGALIGGPSGAGLADAAMICKVLVPEMVRNGYSKPFAAALTSASALLGPILPPGIGLIIYGFVSDTSIGKLFLGGIGPGILLTLLLMVAVDFVARRRGYKPTRTKAPTVKEVFLATKEAFWGLMLMVIILGGIRYGIFTPTEAGAVTVIYSLLVGLAYRETKWSDIKAALLESARSNGAIMLILMASAGFAWILTWEGIAERVTVMLTDITTSPEVFLLIVNIFLLVVGMFLDGNAAIIVLTPLLMPTVHALGIDPVHFGITMIFNLSIGAITPPFGTTMFLTCTLTGVKMDEYLKEIIPFYVALLVTLAVTTYYPPLSLVLADLVK